The Angustibacter sp. Root456 genome contains the following window.
GCACCCAGTCGATCAGGGTGTCCCATCGCTCGGCCTGCAGGTCGGACTCCTCAGCCAGCTCGCGGCGGGCCGCCTCGTGCGGCGGCTCGCCGTCGACGTCCAGCAGGCCCGCAGGCACCTCCCACAACGTCATGCCCACCGGGTGGCGGTACTGGTGCACCAGCGCCACCCGGCCGTCGTCGTCCAGCGCGAGCACCCCGACGGCGCCGGGGTGCCGCACGAACTCGCGGGTGACCGTGCCCGCCCGGCCGAGGTCGACGTCCTCGCTGACGACGTCCCAGACCTTGCCCTCGAACACGACGTCTGAGGAGGTGACGGGCTTGGGCTCGATGCGGTCAGCCAGCTCCGGCGCCATGGCTGGCTCCCCGTCCGGCCCGCTCATGCGGTGGCGGCGACGTGCTCGCGGTGCCGCTCGACCTCGACGAGCCGGGCGGCGCGCTGGGCGTCGACGGCGGCCCGCACCAGGCCCGCGAACAGCGGGTGGGCGCGGTTCGGGCGCGAGAGGAACTCCGGGTGCGCCTGCGTCGACACGTAGTACGGGTGCACCTCACGCGGCAGCTCGACGAACTCCACCAGCCCGCCGTCCGGAGACGTCCCGGAGAAGACCAGCCCGGCCTCCTCGAGCTCGCCGCGGTAGGCGTTGTTGACCTCGTACCGGTGGCGGTGTCGCTCCTCGACGTGGGTGCGCCCGTAGGCCTCGGCGACCACGGAGCCCTCGACCAGCTTCGCGGGGTACAGGCCCAGGCGCATCGTGCCGCCCAGGTCGCCCTCACCCTCCACGATGGCCTTCTGCTCCTCCATCGTGGCGATCACCGGGTAGCGCGAGTCCGCCTCGAACTCCGTCGACGAGGCGCCGGGCATGTCGGCCTTGTTCCGCGCGTACTCGATCACCATGCACTGCAGGCCGAGGCACAGGCCCAGCGTCGGCACCTGGTGCTCGCGCGACCAGCGCAGGGCGCCGAGCTTGCCCTCGATGCCGCGCACGCCGAACCCGCCCGGCACGCACACGGCATCGACGCCGCCGAGCGCCCGCTGCGCCCCCTCCGGCGTCGCGCACTCGTCGGACGCGACCCAGCGCAGCCGCACCTTGGCGTCCTGGTCGAAGCCCCCCGCGCGCAGCGCCTCGGTGACGGACAGGTAGGCATCCGGCAGGTCGATGTACTTGCCGACGAGGGCGATCTCGACCTCGTGCTCGGGCTCGTGCACCCGCTGCAGCAGCCGGTCCCAGTCGGTCCAGTCGACGTCGCGGAAGGCCAGACCGAGCCGGCGCACGATGTAGGCGTCCAGGCCCTCGCGGTGCAGCACCTTCGGGATGTCGTAGATCGACGGCGCGTCGACGGCGTTGGCCACGGCCTCGGTGTCGACGTCGCACATGAGGGAGATCTTGCGCTTCATCTCCGGGGGCACCGGCCGGTCGCTGCGCACCACGAGCGCGTCGGGCTGGATGCCGACCTGGCGCAGCGCGGCCACCGAGTGCTGCGTCGGCTTGGTCTTCAGCTCACCGGACGGCGCGAGGTACGGCACGAGCGAGACGTGCAGGAAGAACACGTTGTCGCGCCCCACGTCGTGGCGCACCTGGCGCGCGGCCTCGAGGAACGGCAGCGACTCGATGTCGCCGACCGTGCCGCCGATCTCGGTGATGATCACGTCGACGTCCGAGCTCGCCTGCGCCCGCATGCGGCGCTTGATCTCGTTGGTGATGTGCGGGATCACCTGCACGGTGTCGCCGAGGTACTCGCCACGGCGCTCCTTGGCGATGACCTCGCTGTAGATCTGCCCGGTCGTGACGTTGGCGCTGGCCGACAGCCCGCGATCCAGGAAGCGCTCGTAGTGACCGATGTCGAGGTCGGTCTCGGCGCCGTCGTCGGTGACGAACACCTCCCCGTGCTGGAACGGGTTCATCGTGCCGGGGTCGACGTTCAGGTAGGGGTCGAGCTTCTGCATCGTCACGCGGATACCGCGTGAACGGAGCAGGAGTCCGAGGCTCGATGCGGTCAGGCCCTTGCCCAAGGAGGAGGCCACGCCGCCGGTCACGAAGATGTGTTTCGTCTGCGCCACGGACTTCGACTGTACTAGGTCGAACGGCCGGTGCGGCGCAGGTCGTCGTAGACCCGCAGGGCCGCGTCGCACGCCGCGGCGTCGTCGGGCAGCTCCGCGGCCCGGCTGCGTGCTCGTGCGCGCAGCTCCGCGCGCGCCCCCGGGTCGACGAGCAGCCGCCGTACGCCGGCCGCCAGCGCGGCGGCGTCCCCGCCCGGCACGAGCAGCGCAGCGTCCCCCGTGACCTCCGCCGTGCCGCCCACGTCGGTCGCCACCACGGCGGCCCCGGCCTGCAACGCCTGCTGGACGGCGATCGGCTGGCCCTCCCACACGGCGGACGACACGACCACGTCGGCCATGGTGAGCAGGTCACCGACGTCGTCGCGCCAGCCGAGCAGCCGCACGGGCAGCGCGTCGGCCTCGATCCGGGCCGCGAGCCGGTCCCGCAGCGGGCCGTCGCCGGCGACGAGCACGACCAGGGGACGGCCCAGCGTGGGATCGGCAGCCAGCGCCTGGGTCGCGTCGAGCAGCAGGGGCAACCCCTTCTGCTCGGCGAGCCGCGCCACGCACAGCACCACGGCCTCGTCGCGCAGCCCCAGTGCGTCGCGGGCCTGCTCGGGCGTGGCCCGCGCCGCCAGGGCCGCAGGTGCCGGCACCACGGCGTGCCGGACGTCGCGGGCGCCCAGCTCGCGCAGCCGCACCTCCAGGTCGGCGGACACGCCGAGCGTGACGTCGGCGCCGCGGGCCACCAGCCGCTCGAGCACCGCGTAGGCGGCCCGCACCGGGCTGCCGCCGACGCCCTGCGCCAGCAGCGCGTTGTGCAGGGTCACCGCCAGCGGGACGCTGCTGCGCCGCAGCGCCAGCACCGCGAGGCCCCCCGCGCGCAGGCCGTGCGCGTGCACGACGTCGACGTCTTCGGCCAGTCGGCTGAGGGTGCCGACGACCTTCAGGTCACCACGCGGGTGCGGCCGCTCGCGGATCTCGACGGGCGTGAACCCGGCCCCCGCGCCGGTGAAGTCGAACTCCTCGCCGACGGCGGCTGGGGCGGCCACGTGCACCACGGCACCGGCCTCCACGAGGGACGCCGCGAGGGCGCGCACGTGGCGGCCGACTCCCCCACCGCTGGTGCCCAGCAGCAGCAGCACCCGCGGCAGCGGCCGCGCAGTCGCGCCGGTGCGCTCGCGGCCCACGCGCCCACTCTCCCGTCCCGTCGTCTCAGCCACCGGTGACCTGACCTGCCGTCCGCCCGGGGCGCAGCAGCCCGCGCAGGTCGTCCCGGTCGGTGACCCACAGTCCGACGCCGAGCACCGCCGCAGTCACTGCTGATCCCAGCACACCCGACACCAGCGCGCCCCCCACACCGTCGAGGGTCACCCGATCGGTGGTGAGGCGCCCGGCCACGGCGCCCGTGGCCGCTACGAGCAGCACCCGCGCGAGCACGGGTAGTGAGCCGGCGAGGGCGGGTGCCACCGGCGTCCCGGCCACCTGGGTGCGCGCGGCGCCCACCAGCAGCAGCACCCCGGCCACCGTCATGCCCAGCGAGCTGGCCAGACCGAGAGCCAGCAGCGTGCGCGTCGCGGCGCGCTCACCGGTGCCGGCGAGCACCGGCACGAGCGCGAGCGAGGCCACCACCGCGACCAGCCAGCCGGCCACGGTGACGCGGGCGGCGTACGTCGCCCGGCCCGCCGCGAACAGAGCCCGCCCCAGGTGCGCGATGAGGGCGAACCCCACGAGGCCCGGCGCGAACGCCGTGAGCGCCGACGGCAGCGCCGACAGCGCGGCCCCTCCGGCGTCGAGGACGGCGAACAGCTGGCCCACCGCCGGGGCGCTGGCCACCAGCACCGCGGCGCCCGCCACGGCGACCAGCACCACCACGCGCATCGAGCGCGTGAGCGTGCCCGCGTACGCCGCACCGTCCCCGGCGGCGACCTGACCCGACAGCGTCGGGAAGGCGGCCGTGGCCAGCGGCACGGCCAGCACGGCGTACGGCAGCAGGTACACCGCCTGCACGTACTGGTAGACGTTGAGCGCGCCCGCACCACCGGAGCCGTTCGACAGGCGCACCGTGACGAGCACGAGCAGCTGCTGGGCGAGCAGCCCGGCGAGCCCGGCGGCCGCCAGCCGGCGAGCGTGCGACGCGACCCCGGGGTCGAAGCGCAGCGTCGGGCGCAGCCGGACGCCGGCCCGGTGCGCCGGCACGAGCAGGGGCAGGCTCAGCACGACCACACCGGCCGTCGTGCCGAGCGCGAGCAACAGCTCACCACCGCGATCGGGCAGCCACGCCGCTGACGCCGGCCCCGTCGGACGGTGGGTCGTGGCGGCGAAGAGCAGGTACACGCCGATCACCACGACGCTCGAGGCCAGCGGTGCCAGGGCCGGGCCGATGAACCGCCGGTGCGCTTGCAGCACGCCCGTGAGCACGATCCCCACGCCGTAGAGCACGATCTGCGGGGCGAAGGCCACGAGCATGCGGGCCGCGCTCGCGCCCTGGCCCGGGCACTGGTCGGCGCGCAGGAGCACGCTGGTGATCGGGCCCGCGAGCGCCACGACGAGCAACGTCACCGGCGTCAGCACCAGCACGGTCCAGGTGAGCAGCGCGGACGCCGTCCGGCTGGCTGCGGCTCGGTCGCCGCGCACGATGGCCGCCGACAGCACCGGCACCACGCTCGCGGCCAGGGCCCCTCCGGCCACCACCTCGAACAGCACGTTGGGCACCAGGTTGGCGCTGGCGTAGGCCGAGCCGACGCACGAGCTGCCGACGGTGCCCGAGAACACCAGCCAGCGGCCGAAACCCACCACCCGCGACAGCAGCGTGAGGACGGCGATCGCGGCGGCTGCGCCGGCCACGCCCGCCGCGAGGCGCCCGGCGCGCGGCGGCAGCCCGCTCACCGCGGCGGGCCGGGCGGACGGCGTCCGAGGGCGTCGAGCTCGCGCAGGCCCGGGGTGGACTCGATGACGCGGGTGAAGCTCACCTTCTCGCTGGCGACGGTCAAGGCGACGAGGGCAGCGAGCAGCAGGGCCCGGGAGCGGCGTCCGCGTCGTCCGGTGGCGGTGAGGGCCGCGACCCCGAGCAACGCGCCCGCGGCGTTGGCACCGGTGTCACCGAGCATGGTGCGCTCGGCGAGGTCGTCGGGCAGCGACGCGACGGCGCTGCCCGCTGCGGCCACAGCCACGGGCCACCCGGCGCCAGCGGCGAGCGGCGTGGCGAGCAGCACGGCCTTGAGCGCACGCCCCGGCCGCAGGTCGAGCAGGTTGAGCAGGTTCGCCGACCCGGCCACGACGGCCCCACCCACGAGCACGTCGGTGCCGCGCGCAAGCACCGGGCTGCGGTCGCGGTCACCAGCCCGCACGACCGCCGACGCCGCCAGGCCAGCCGCAGCCAGGCCCATGACCTTGACCGACCCCGTGGTCACCTCGCCGCGCCGCAGGGCGCCGAGGTGGCCCTTGAGCCCCTTGCGCACCCCGCCCTCGGCGAGGTCGTCGTAGGCGCCCAGCGCGCCGGCCGCCGTCCCCGCCAGCACGGCCGCGGCGCGCAGGCGACCGGGAACGCCGGGAGCCAGCGCGACGCCCGTGACGGCCCCGGCGACGTAGGCGGGCCCCTCCAGCAGGCTGATGGGCTCCCCGCGGTGGTTGGTGCGGGTCCAGCGCTGGCCACCGCCGGGCGGGCGGCGCTGCAACCCCGCAGCGGCCAGCCGTCCGGCCACACCCGCAGCCAGCGCGGCGACGCCGGCCGAGCGCGCCCGGCCCGCGGTCACGGGACGTCCGCAGGAAGCGGAGGCAGCACCGCCGTCGCGCCGACCCCGGTGCCGTACTGGCCGGCCTGGCCCACCATCTGCTGGCGCAGCGCGAAGACCATGGCGATGCGCCCCATGGCCAGCGCGATGTCGTCGACGGACGACACCTTCGACGCGACCGAGCGGTCGGCGCGCAGGGCGCCGATCAAGCCGATCGGTTCGGTGCTCTCGGTGGATCCCACTGCGACGACCCCGCTGCTGGCCTCGTCGAGCACGCGCAGCGTCGTCGTCAGCGTGCCGAGCACGGCTTTGCGCGCGTCGTCGGCGGTCTTGGTGTCGGGGTCTGCCGCCACGGCCACGACCAGCGTCGCCGGCGCCGGTTCGGGGCCCTGCACGCTCAGCAGACCCGCCTCGCGCAGGCCCGAGAGCGCCTGGCTGCTCTGCGCCGACGCCTTGTCGGCCCCGGTCACCGACGACACGACCAGCGCCTTGGCCAAGATCGCGGCCATCCGCTCGTTCACCGGCGCGGCCGGGTCGGCGCCGCTGTCGACCAGCGGCCCGAGGTTCGACGACAGCTGGTCGCGGAAGGTGACCTTGCCCGGTGCCGGGTCGGCCCACGACGGCGCGAGCTTGACCCGGCCGTTGATCTTGGCCCCCGCCGTCTGCAGCGTCTTGGTGATCTGGTCCGCGACCGCCGAGTCGGCGCCCGGCATGAGCAGCAGCACCACCGAGCGTCCGCCGAGGCGCGAGGCCACGAGATCAGCGGTCACCGACGTCGCGAACTCGTCGGCGGCGTCGATCTTGTGCTGCTGGGTGTCGAGCTGGCTACGCAGGTCGGCCTTGTCGGCCCGCAGCTGCGAGACCTGGCTCGTGAGCGTCTGGCCCAGCTGCTGCTGCAGCGGGCCGGCGCCCAGCACGATGCCAACCGCGAGCGCGATGAAGATCGCCACGATCGAGACGAGGTGGTACCGAAAGTCGATCACGTCAGAAGAGTCCCTGGATCCACGACCAGATGTCGTCCCACCGGGCGCCACCGAGGCCGAGTGCGGCCTGGCCCGCCGGGGTCACCGACATCGCGACGAACAGTGCGAGCAGACCGCACACGAGCAGCAGGAGCACCTGCCACGACGAGATGCGGGCGCGGTAGAGCCGGCTGACGCCCTTGGCGTCGATGAGCTTGCCCCCGACCCGCAGCCGGGTGAGGAAGGTGCTGGCCATGCCGGCACGGCCCTTGTCGAGGAACTCGACGAGCGTGGCGTGGGTGCCCACCGCGACGATCAGCTCCGCACCCTTGTCGTCGGCCAGCAGCATCGCGACGTCCTCGCTGGTGCCGGTGGCGGGGAACACGACCGGCTCGACCCCGAGGCGCTCGACGCGCTCCTGGCCGGGGGCGCGGCCGTCGCGGTAGGCGTGCACGACGATCTCCGCCCCACTGGAGAGCGCCTTGTCGGACACCGAGTCCATGTCACCGACGATGAGGTGCAGCGGCAGCCCGGCGTCCAGCACGGCGTCGGCACCGCCGTCGACGCCGATGATGATCGGCCGGTACTCGCGCACGTAGTGGCGCAGCGTCTGCAGGTCTTCCTTGTAGTGGTAGCCGCGCACGACCACCAGCACGTGGCGTCCCTCGAGGTCGGTGCGGATGTCGGGCACGCCCACGCCGTCGAGCAGCAGCTCGCGCTCCTTGCGCAGGTACTCCATGGTGTTGGCGGCGAACGCCTCGAGCTGCACCGCCAGCCCCGCGCGCGCCTCCTCCATGGCGGCGGCCACCGTCTCGTCGGTCTGCCGCGTGCCCGAGGCGACGAGGTCGTCGCCGACGTAGACGTCGCTGCCATCGACGCGGACGCGCTCGCCGTCCTGCACCGCGACCATGACCTCGCGGCCGACGCCGTCGACCAGCGGGATGCCCGCCGCCAGCAGGATCTCAGGGCCGAGGTTGGGGTAGCGCCCGCTCGTGCTGCTCGCCGCGTTGACCACGGCGCCCGGGCGGCGCGCCACGAGGGCTTCGGCGGCCACGGTGTCGATGTCGAGGTGGTCGATCACCGCGACGTCGCCGGGCTGCAACCGCTTGGTGAGGTTCTTGGTGCGCCCGTCGACGCGGGCCACGCCGACGACGCCCGCGGCCGAGGTGGCCTGGGCGCGCGAACGCAGGGAGAGTCGACGCATCAGCGCCATCCTCCCACGGCCTGCGGTCAGGACGGTCGAGGCCGGCTGACCACGGCGAGGTCGGAGAGGGCCGCTTCGCGCAGCTCCTGGGCGTGCGCCCGAGCCGTCTGCGACTCCTCCTGCCCTGCCAGCATGCGAGCCAGCTCGGCCACGCGCTCGGCGTCGTCGAGCGTGCGCACACCGCTCTCGGTGACCGCGCCGTCGTCGGACTTCACCACGACGAGGTGCCGGTCCGCGTAGGCGGCCACCTGCGGCAGGTGCGTGACGACGATCACCTGCGCCGAGCGCGCGAGCCGGGCGAGCCGGCGCCCGATCTCGATGGCCGCCCGACCGCCGACTCCGGCGTCGACCTCATCGAACACGAACGTCGGCACGGGGTCGGCGCCGGCCAGCACGACCTCCAGCGCGAGCATCACGCGCGAGAGCTCACCGCCGGACGCCCCGCGGGCCACCGGCCGCAGGGGGGCGCCGCTGTGCGGGGCGAGGAGCAGCTCCACCTCGTCGACACCGTGCTCGTGGACGACCAGGGTGGCGGCCCGCTGCTCACTCGACTCCGTGGGAAGCTCGACCTCGATGCCCTCGGGGTCCTCGCGCTGCGTGAGCGTCACCTCGACGCGGGCCTGCGGCATCGCCAGCTGCGCCAGCTCGGCCGTCACCAGCTCGGCCAGCCGGCGACCGGCGTCGGCCCGGGAGGCGTGCACCGCGGCCGACAGCCGGCCCAGGTCGCCGCGCAACCGGTCACGCTCGGCGCGCAGCCGGCCGACCGTACCCTCGCCGTCATCGAGCTGCAGCAGCCGCGACGCCGCCCACGCGGCCCACGCGAGCACGCCGTCGACGTCCGCCACCTCCGCCTCGACCCCGCCGACCGCCTCGATGCGGCGCACGAGGGCCGTCAGCGCCGCTCGGCGCTCCTGCACGGCCGTCAGCCGCGCCGGGTCGGCCTCGATCCCGGCGGCGTACGACGCCAGGTCGCCCGCCACGTCGGCGAGCAGGTAGCCGATCTCGCTCAGTCGGCGCTCGAGGTCGGCGAGCGCCGGATCGAGGTCGCGGGCCGACTCCACCCGGTGTCGTGCCTCGGCGACCAGGCTCGTGGCGTCCGCGCCGATGCCGGTGCCGCCCGTATCGAGGGAGTCGAGGGTGTCGCCCTGCAGCGCCGCGTGCGCCTGCTGGGCCGCCGTGCGCAGGGCGTCGGCGTGCGCGAGTCGGGAGTCCTCGTCGCGCAGGGCGTGGTCCTCACCGGGCTGGGGGTCCAGAGCCTCCACCTCGTGCAGCGCGAGCCGCAACCGCTCGGCCTCCTCGGCCCGTTCGCGGGCGTGGGTCGTGACGTCGAGCAGCTCGCGCTCGACGTCGCGCAGCTGCTGGTAGGCCGCCGCGTGCTCGGCCAGCAGCGCGTCGTGACCGGCGAACCGGTCCAGTGCCTCCCGCTGTCGGGCCGGCTGCAGCAACCGCAGCTGGTCGGACTGGCCGTGCACGGTGACGAGCTCGCTCGCCAGCTCACCGAGCACGCCGACCGGCACGGAACGGCCACCGGCGTGCGCGCGCGAGCGCCCGGCCGAGGTGACGGTGCGGGCCAGCAGCAGCACGTCGTCGTCGAGCTCGGCACCGGCGTCCTCGGCCGCCCGGGCGACCGAGCCCGCGGGGTCGATGACCACACGGCCCTCGACGAGCGCCTGCGTCGCTCCCGTGCGCACCGCGCCGGCATCCGCGCGGGCACCGAGCAGCAGGCCCAGCCCGGTGACCACCATGGTCTTGCCCGCGCCGGTCTCGCCGGTGACGACGGTCAGGCCGGGATCGAGCTCGAGCACGGCGTCGCTGATGACGCCGAGCGAGCGGATCCGCATCTCCTCCAGCACAGCGACACTCTAGGAGGCAGGGCGGCGCTGGCCGCGCCATCCGTGCACCGGCAGGCGGAACTTGGCAACGAGCCGGTCGGTGAAGGGTCCGGGCGCGAGCCGGGCCAGCCGGACGGGCAGCTCGGAGCGCACCGCCTCGATGCGCGAGCCGGGCCCGAGCTCGTACCGGCGGCGTCCGTCGCACCACAGCACGCCGGACCCTTCGGTGTCGCCCAGCACCTCGACGGCGAGCTGGGACTGCGGCCCGACCACCAGCGGCCGGGCGAACAGGGCGTGGGCCGAGATCGGCACGAGCAGCAGCGCCTCCACCTGCGGCCAGACCACCGGGCCGCCGGCTGAGAACGAGTAGGCGGTCGAGCCGGTGGGCGTGGCCATCACCACGCCGTCGCAGCCGATGGTGGACAGCGGGCGGCCGTCGACCTCGATCACCACCTCGAGCATCCGCTCGCGGGCTGCCTTCTCG
Protein-coding sequences here:
- a CDS encoding CTP synthase, producing the protein MAQTKHIFVTGGVASSLGKGLTASSLGLLLRSRGIRVTMQKLDPYLNVDPGTMNPFQHGEVFVTDDGAETDLDIGHYERFLDRGLSASANVTTGQIYSEVIAKERRGEYLGDTVQVIPHITNEIKRRMRAQASSDVDVIITEIGGTVGDIESLPFLEAARQVRHDVGRDNVFFLHVSLVPYLAPSGELKTKPTQHSVAALRQVGIQPDALVVRSDRPVPPEMKRKISLMCDVDTEAVANAVDAPSIYDIPKVLHREGLDAYIVRRLGLAFRDVDWTDWDRLLQRVHEPEHEVEIALVGKYIDLPDAYLSVTEALRAGGFDQDAKVRLRWVASDECATPEGAQRALGGVDAVCVPGGFGVRGIEGKLGALRWSREHQVPTLGLCLGLQCMVIEYARNKADMPGASSTEFEADSRYPVIATMEEQKAIVEGEGDLGGTMRLGLYPAKLVEGSVVAEAYGRTHVEERHRHRYEVNNAYRGELEEAGLVFSGTSPDGGLVEFVELPREVHPYYVSTQAHPEFLSRPNRAHPLFAGLVRAAVDAQRAARLVEVERHREHVAATA
- the recN gene encoding DNA repair protein RecN, whose translation is MRIRSLGVISDAVLELDPGLTVVTGETGAGKTMVVTGLGLLLGARADAGAVRTGATQALVEGRVVIDPAGSVARAAEDAGAELDDDVLLLARTVTSAGRSRAHAGGRSVPVGVLGELASELVTVHGQSDQLRLLQPARQREALDRFAGHDALLAEHAAAYQQLRDVERELLDVTTHARERAEEAERLRLALHEVEALDPQPGEDHALRDEDSRLAHADALRTAAQQAHAALQGDTLDSLDTGGTGIGADATSLVAEARHRVESARDLDPALADLERRLSEIGYLLADVAGDLASYAAGIEADPARLTAVQERRAALTALVRRIEAVGGVEAEVADVDGVLAWAAWAASRLLQLDDGEGTVGRLRAERDRLRGDLGRLSAAVHASRADAGRRLAELVTAELAQLAMPQARVEVTLTQREDPEGIEVELPTESSEQRAATLVVHEHGVDEVELLLAPHSGAPLRPVARGASGGELSRVMLALEVVLAGADPVPTFVFDEVDAGVGGRAAIEIGRRLARLARSAQVIVVTHLPQVAAYADRHLVVVKSDDGAVTESGVRTLDDAERVAELARMLAGQEESQTARAHAQELREAALSDLAVVSRPRPS
- the steA gene encoding putative cytokinetic ring protein SteA; this encodes MRRLSLRSRAQATSAAGVVGVARVDGRTKNLTKRLQPGDVAVIDHLDIDTVAAEALVARRPGAVVNAASSTSGRYPNLGPEILLAAGIPLVDGVGREVMVAVQDGERVRVDGSDVYVGDDLVASGTRQTDETVAAAMEEARAGLAVQLEAFAANTMEYLRKERELLLDGVGVPDIRTDLEGRHVLVVVRGYHYKEDLQTLRHYVREYRPIIIGVDGGADAVLDAGLPLHLIVGDMDSVSDKALSSGAEIVVHAYRDGRAPGQERVERLGVEPVVFPATGTSEDVAMLLADDKGAELIVAVGTHATLVEFLDKGRAGMASTFLTRLRVGGKLIDAKGVSRLYRARISSWQVLLLLVCGLLALFVAMSVTPAGQAALGLGGARWDDIWSWIQGLF
- a CDS encoding copper transporter — its product is MIDFRYHLVSIVAIFIALAVGIVLGAGPLQQQLGQTLTSQVSQLRADKADLRSQLDTQQHKIDAADEFATSVTADLVASRLGGRSVVLLLMPGADSAVADQITKTLQTAGAKINGRVKLAPSWADPAPGKVTFRDQLSSNLGPLVDSGADPAAPVNERMAAILAKALVVSSVTGADKASAQSSQALSGLREAGLLSVQGPEPAPATLVVAVAADPDTKTADDARKAVLGTLTTTLRVLDEASSGVVAVGSTESTEPIGLIGALRADRSVASKVSSVDDIALAMGRIAMVFALRQQMVGQAGQYGTGVGATAVLPPLPADVP
- a CDS encoding NUDIX hydrolase → MAPELADRIEPKPVTSSDVVFEGKVWDVVSEDVDLGRAGTVTREFVRHPGAVGVLALDDDGRVALVHQYRHPVGMTLWEVPAGLLDVDGEPPHEAARRELAEESDLQAERWDTLIDWVLSPGGTSEVFRCYLARGLTPVPHHERHDRDGEEMDMPTHWFDLDEVHAAVLAGRLHSPSLVVAVLAAHAARAQGWTTLRPADAPWPEHPKHR
- the murJ gene encoding murein biosynthesis integral membrane protein MurJ, whose product is MSGLPPRAGRLAAGVAGAAAAIAVLTLLSRVVGFGRWLVFSGTVGSSCVGSAYASANLVPNVLFEVVAGGALAASVVPVLSAAIVRGDRAAASRTASALLTWTVLVLTPVTLLVVALAGPITSVLLRADQCPGQGASAARMLVAFAPQIVLYGVGIVLTGVLQAHRRFIGPALAPLASSVVVIGVYLLFAATTHRPTGPASAAWLPDRGGELLLALGTTAGVVVLSLPLLVPAHRAGVRLRPTLRFDPGVASHARRLAAAGLAGLLAQQLLVLVTVRLSNGSGGAGALNVYQYVQAVYLLPYAVLAVPLATAAFPTLSGQVAAGDGAAYAGTLTRSMRVVVLVAVAGAAVLVASAPAVGQLFAVLDAGGAALSALPSALTAFAPGLVGFALIAHLGRALFAAGRATYAARVTVAGWLVAVVASLALVPVLAGTGERAATRTLLALGLASSLGMTVAGVLLLVGAARTQVAGTPVAPALAGSLPVLARVLLVAATGAVAGRLTTDRVTLDGVGGALVSGVLGSAVTAAVLGVGLWVTDRDDLRGLLRPGRTAGQVTGG
- a CDS encoding glycosyltransferase — protein: MGRERTGATARPLPRVLLLLGTSGGGVGRHVRALAASLVEAGAVVHVAAPAAVGEEFDFTGAGAGFTPVEIRERPHPRGDLKVVGTLSRLAEDVDVVHAHGLRAGGLAVLALRRSSVPLAVTLHNALLAQGVGGSPVRAAYAVLERLVARGADVTLGVSADLEVRLRELGARDVRHAVVPAPAALAARATPEQARDALGLRDEAVVLCVARLAEQKGLPLLLDATQALAADPTLGRPLVVLVAGDGPLRDRLAARIEADALPVRLLGWRDDVGDLLTMADVVVSSAVWEGQPIAVQQALQAGAAVVATDVGGTAEVTGDAALLVPGGDAAALAAGVRRLLVDPGARAELRARARSRAAELPDDAAACDAALRVYDDLRRTGRST